A window of Cohnella herbarum contains these coding sequences:
- the ytaF gene encoding sporulation membrane protein YtaF, with protein MMAPVASLVLLSFAVSLDGFGVGMTYGVRKIKIPVSSIFIISACSGLIILLSMMAGVALTGWMSPHGASATGAVILIGIGLAALIQFIRSGEREDRERRASNDGSEKAIGTKEMEPQAPVLQMELKVFGFIIQILRSPSAADMDRSGTISAGEAFLLGTALSLDAFGAGIGAALVGYPPFLTAVLIAASSGLFLWSGTQVGFVASGWRWVRQLSMLPGIILIAMGIFKLFI; from the coding sequence ATGATGGCACCTGTCGCTTCGCTCGTTTTGTTGTCTTTTGCGGTTAGTCTTGACGGCTTCGGGGTTGGCATGACTTATGGCGTAAGGAAAATCAAAATTCCGGTGTCTTCCATTTTTATTATTTCGGCATGTTCGGGCTTGATTATTCTATTGTCGATGATGGCCGGAGTCGCCCTCACGGGGTGGATGTCGCCCCACGGCGCGTCCGCGACGGGCGCCGTCATTCTGATCGGTATCGGATTGGCCGCGCTTATCCAATTCATTCGCAGCGGAGAGCGAGAGGATCGCGAACGGCGCGCGAGCAATGACGGAAGCGAGAAGGCTATCGGAACGAAGGAGATGGAGCCCCAAGCGCCCGTTCTCCAAATGGAGCTTAAAGTGTTCGGATTCATCATTCAAATTCTAAGATCGCCGTCGGCGGCGGATATGGACCGTTCCGGAACGATCAGCGCCGGAGAAGCTTTTCTGCTCGGAACCGCTTTGTCGCTTGATGCGTTCGGTGCCGGCATAGGCGCCGCTCTGGTGGGCTATCCTCCTTTCCTTACCGCCGTGCTCATCGCCGCGTCGAGCGGACTGTTTCTATGGTCGGGAACCCAGGTCGGATTCGTGGCTTCGGGCTGGCGTTGGGTCAGGCAGCTATCGATGCTGCCGGGTATTATTCTCATTGCCATGGGAATATTCAA
- the mutM gene encoding DNA-formamidopyrimidine glycosylase, giving the protein MPELPEVETVRRTLNELIVGKTIDRVTVNLPRIIQKPDDTQLFAALLEGRTFQSVERRGKFLRLLLDGIVLVSHLRMEGRYGLFGKEEPTEIHTHVIFHFTDGTELRYKDVRQFGTMHLFQPGEELQARPLNKLGLEPLEEGFTLETFQRALGKRSTKIKPLLLNQEVIVGLGNIYVDEALHTAGIHPERQWNELTKKERELLHLAIVETLSAAVEAGGSSIKSYVNGQGEMGLFQHSLKVYGRNGDCCHTCGTLIEKSVVGGRGTHVCPKCQKQPRNVNRSRTTSSIESRNAVKHRLDGKSSKDS; this is encoded by the coding sequence ATGCCTGAATTGCCGGAGGTTGAAACCGTCCGCCGGACTTTAAATGAGCTTATCGTCGGGAAGACAATCGACCGCGTTACCGTGAACTTACCCCGCATCATTCAGAAACCGGACGACACGCAACTGTTTGCTGCCCTATTGGAAGGAAGAACGTTTCAATCCGTCGAGCGAAGGGGGAAGTTTCTGAGACTCCTCCTCGATGGAATCGTGCTTGTTTCCCATCTTCGGATGGAGGGACGTTATGGTTTGTTCGGGAAAGAAGAGCCGACGGAAATCCATACCCACGTCATTTTCCATTTCACGGACGGAACCGAATTGCGATATAAGGATGTTCGCCAATTCGGAACGATGCATCTTTTTCAGCCCGGAGAAGAATTACAAGCCCGCCCGTTGAATAAACTGGGATTGGAGCCTCTGGAAGAAGGGTTCACGTTGGAGACGTTCCAGCGTGCGCTCGGTAAACGGTCGACGAAGATCAAACCGTTGCTGCTTAATCAAGAGGTCATTGTCGGATTAGGCAACATCTACGTGGATGAGGCGCTGCATACCGCGGGCATTCACCCGGAGAGGCAATGGAACGAGCTGACGAAGAAAGAACGGGAGCTTCTACACCTCGCGATCGTGGAGACTTTGTCGGCTGCCGTAGAAGCCGGAGGCTCCTCCATCAAATCCTACGTGAACGGCCAAGGAGAGATGGGGCTGTTCCAGCATAGCTTGAAGGTGTATGGAAGGAACGGCGATTGTTGCCATACTTGCGGTACGCTAATCGAAAAGTCGGTTGTCGGAGGCCGGGGTACGCACGTATGTCCTAAGTGCCAGAAACAGCCTCGCAACGTAAACCGGTCCCGGACGACCTCGTCGATCGAGTCGCGCAATGCGGTTAAACATCGATTGGATGGTAAAAGTAGTAAGGATAGTTAG
- the polA gene encoding DNA polymerase I — translation MSNELDKLVLIDGNSIISRAFYAIPPLTSSNGLHTNAVLGFTTMLLKVLEEEKPSHVLVAFDAGKVTFRHEGYSEYKGGRQKTPPELSEQFPLLKELLQAFSISQFELAGYEADDIIGTMARLAEEQGKTAIVVSGDKDMLQLTTDQVSVLITRKGVSEVERYTPSAIGEKYGLTPAQIIDLKGLMGDASDNIPGVPGVGEKTALKLLHEFGTVENVLANIEEIKGKLRENIESHMDDARMSKQLATIFREVPLDYSLDDVTWKGYDSAVLAGALRKLEFKNLVERLNLSGANDATEAESAEAASQYEVVRVDTVGWERLNGALATAEAVLVESSGDNPHHGEGIGLSIVSGSECFTIPYAYLASPEAASLRSWLENAEASKTCYDAHRVELILASSGIALSGQTFDVQLAAYLLDPTEADPSLQGLLQRHGLPPILSDEAVYGKGAKYRLPGDGELAKHLAAKADAIRRLKPLLSEKLEKLGMNELFYELEQPLSGVLAKMEMQGITVQTEALQDLGTEFQRRIDEITKAVYESAGFEFNIGSPRQLGEVLFERLGLPVVKKTKTGYSTDAEVLEKLEPHHEIVRLILHYRQLAKLQSTYIEGLLKEIRPETGKIHTFYKQTIAATGRLSSQFPNLQNIPIRMEEGRQIRKAFVPSEPGWVILAADYSQIELRVLAHISGDDGLKEAFLKDMDIHTKTAMDVFGVPADQVDGNMRRQAKAVNFGIVYGISDWGLSQNLNITRGEAADFIEQYYRTFPGVKRYMVTVVEEAKKNGYVTTMMQRRRLLPEINHSNFNLRSFAERTAMNTPIQGTAADIIKLAMLRMNEALLERGLRSRMLLQVHDELVFEVPQEELEAMKALVPDVMSTALKLDVPLLAEVSVGSNWYEAK, via the coding sequence ATGAGCAATGAATTGGACAAGCTGGTTTTAATCGACGGCAATAGCATTATCAGTCGCGCTTTCTACGCGATTCCGCCTTTGACGAGCAGCAATGGTCTGCATACGAACGCGGTGCTTGGATTTACGACGATGCTTCTTAAAGTGTTGGAGGAAGAAAAACCAAGCCATGTGCTCGTCGCTTTCGACGCGGGGAAGGTCACTTTTCGGCACGAAGGGTATTCGGAGTATAAAGGCGGACGCCAGAAAACTCCGCCCGAGCTATCGGAGCAGTTCCCGCTGCTGAAGGAGCTTCTTCAAGCTTTCTCGATCTCGCAATTCGAGCTCGCTGGATATGAGGCGGACGATATTATCGGGACGATGGCAAGGCTCGCGGAAGAACAAGGGAAAACCGCGATCGTCGTATCCGGAGACAAGGATATGCTGCAGCTAACGACCGATCAAGTGAGCGTATTGATTACGCGCAAAGGGGTTAGCGAAGTCGAAAGATACACGCCGAGCGCGATCGGGGAAAAATACGGTCTCACGCCGGCGCAGATCATCGATCTCAAAGGTCTTATGGGAGACGCAAGCGATAATATTCCGGGCGTTCCCGGCGTCGGAGAGAAGACGGCGTTAAAGCTGCTTCACGAATTCGGCACGGTCGAGAACGTCTTGGCCAATATAGAAGAAATTAAAGGCAAGCTTCGCGAGAACATCGAGTCCCATATGGACGATGCCCGAATGAGCAAGCAGCTCGCGACGATCTTTCGCGAAGTACCGCTCGACTATTCGCTAGACGATGTGACTTGGAAGGGCTACGATTCGGCCGTCCTTGCCGGGGCGCTGCGTAAGCTGGAGTTTAAGAATCTGGTTGAACGGTTGAATCTAAGCGGAGCGAACGACGCAACCGAAGCGGAAAGCGCGGAAGCGGCATCCCAATACGAGGTTGTCAGAGTCGATACGGTCGGATGGGAGAGGCTGAACGGAGCATTGGCGACCGCGGAAGCCGTGCTCGTCGAGTCGTCCGGAGACAATCCTCATCACGGAGAAGGCATCGGATTGTCGATCGTCTCCGGTTCGGAATGTTTCACGATTCCTTATGCATATCTTGCTTCGCCCGAAGCGGCCTCTCTACGAAGCTGGCTAGAGAACGCCGAAGCTTCGAAAACCTGTTATGACGCTCACCGCGTCGAGCTTATTTTGGCGAGCTCCGGAATTGCCTTGAGCGGGCAAACGTTCGACGTGCAGCTTGCGGCTTATTTACTCGATCCTACCGAAGCGGATCCTTCGCTCCAAGGTTTGCTTCAACGCCACGGCTTGCCGCCGATTCTGTCGGATGAAGCGGTATACGGCAAAGGCGCGAAATACCGTCTTCCCGGCGATGGCGAGCTTGCGAAGCATTTGGCCGCCAAAGCTGATGCGATTCGCAGGCTGAAGCCCCTTCTCTCGGAGAAGCTAGAGAAGCTTGGGATGAATGAGCTCTTCTACGAGCTTGAACAGCCGTTATCGGGCGTTCTTGCCAAGATGGAGATGCAAGGGATTACGGTGCAGACGGAAGCGCTTCAAGATTTAGGCACGGAATTCCAACGCCGAATCGATGAAATCACGAAGGCCGTGTACGAATCGGCCGGCTTCGAGTTTAATATCGGATCCCCTAGGCAGCTTGGGGAAGTTCTATTCGAAAGACTAGGCCTCCCCGTCGTCAAGAAGACGAAAACCGGCTACTCGACCGACGCGGAAGTGTTGGAGAAGCTGGAACCGCATCATGAGATCGTACGGCTGATTCTGCACTATCGCCAATTGGCGAAGCTGCAATCGACTTACATCGAAGGGTTGTTGAAAGAAATTCGCCCGGAAACGGGTAAGATTCATACGTTCTATAAACAAACGATCGCGGCGACGGGAAGGCTGTCGAGCCAATTCCCTAACCTGCAAAACATACCGATTCGAATGGAAGAAGGCAGACAAATCCGCAAGGCGTTCGTTCCTTCTGAGCCGGGCTGGGTCATTCTGGCGGCCGACTATTCGCAGATCGAATTGCGGGTGCTTGCCCATATTTCCGGCGACGACGGGCTTAAGGAAGCGTTCCTTAAAGATATGGACATTCATACGAAAACGGCGATGGACGTCTTCGGCGTCCCGGCCGACCAAGTAGACGGCAATATGCGGCGCCAAGCGAAAGCGGTAAACTTCGGAATCGTGTACGGGATCAGCGATTGGGGACTTTCGCAGAACTTGAACATTACCCGCGGCGAGGCGGCCGACTTTATCGAGCAATACTATCGGACATTCCCGGGCGTTAAAAGATATATGGTTACCGTCGTCGAAGAAGCCAAGAAGAATGGTTACGTCACGACGATGATGCAACGCAGACGGTTATTGCCGGAAATTAACCATTCCAACTTCAATCTTCGGTCGTTCGCCGAACGAACGGCTATGAATACGCCGATTCAGGGAACCGCCGCCGATATTATCAAGCTTGCGATGCTGCGCATGAACGAAGCGCTGCTCGAACGAGGCTTGCGTAGCCGCATGCTGCTGCAGGTACACGATGAACTGGTGTTCGAGGTGCCGCAAGAGGAATTGGAAGCGATGAAGGCGTTAGTGCCCGACGTGATGAGCACGGCGCTTAAGTTGGACGTACCGTTATTGGCGGAAGTCAGCGTCGGAAGCAACTGGTACGAAGCGAAGTAA
- a CDS encoding EAL domain-containing protein: MGTSWFGMEHVIERIEHHRSIGMIGIDLTEWHNGFSSEFRESEFNWTNWLSISMGRNDLWFGDVVAGHLWLYAEIPGSLGDEESDAYLRVLAKRVKEAIIAHNGPAGNSTAQANRQQDRGIGYSLLRDWDRVPAKDVIYQGVLRATGLIRDSLMDQSDWELRIELDRLLSESSIRSVYQPIMRLGDGRVFGYEALTRCPEGSLFEGPLALFQFAEKHNMAFALDRLAREKAIRYCPSLGAVQKIFINVTMGIINDPHFVSGQTVHWLNERGLFPGQVVFELTERRSIDDFEAAKKILGHYRSQGYEIAIDDAGAGYSSLQSIVELNPDYIKVDRSLVRMADKDEMKKHMLRTFVRFAKKMNIRTVAEGIERPEELRLLRAMGFDFAQGYLLGRPSEFPATAMMGAFPKA, from the coding sequence ATGGGGACTTCTTGGTTTGGCATGGAGCATGTAATCGAGCGAATCGAACATCATCGATCTATCGGAATGATCGGAATCGATTTGACGGAGTGGCATAACGGATTCTCGTCGGAATTCAGAGAGTCCGAGTTCAATTGGACGAACTGGCTCTCTATATCCATGGGCCGCAACGATCTTTGGTTCGGAGACGTGGTGGCGGGTCATCTATGGCTATATGCCGAAATTCCGGGTTCGCTAGGCGACGAAGAGAGCGATGCCTACTTAAGGGTGCTGGCTAAGCGAGTTAAGGAAGCCATTATTGCGCACAATGGACCTGCCGGCAACTCTACCGCTCAAGCCAACAGGCAACAAGATCGGGGGATCGGTTATTCCCTATTGCGCGATTGGGATCGAGTGCCGGCCAAGGACGTAATCTATCAAGGCGTGCTTCGCGCAACGGGACTGATCCGGGATTCCTTGATGGACCAAAGCGATTGGGAGCTGCGTATCGAACTGGATCGCTTGCTCTCGGAAAGCAGCATTCGCAGCGTATACCAACCGATTATGCGGCTTGGCGACGGTAGAGTATTCGGCTACGAAGCGTTAACGAGATGCCCGGAGGGCAGTTTGTTCGAAGGTCCGCTTGCCTTGTTCCAGTTCGCCGAGAAGCACAATATGGCCTTCGCGTTAGATAGATTGGCTAGGGAAAAGGCGATTCGGTATTGCCCGTCGTTAGGCGCGGTTCAGAAAATATTCATTAACGTGACGATGGGAATCATTAACGACCCGCATTTCGTATCCGGCCAAACCGTTCATTGGCTGAATGAACGAGGCTTGTTTCCCGGTCAAGTCGTATTCGAACTTACCGAACGCAGGTCGATCGACGACTTCGAAGCGGCGAAAAAAATATTAGGGCATTATCGGAGCCAAGGCTACGAGATCGCGATAGACGATGCGGGAGCGGGTTATTCTTCGCTGCAGTCGATCGTCGAGCTTAACCCCGATTACATTAAAGTAGATCGGTCGCTCGTGCGTATGGCGGATAAGGACGAAATGAAGAAACACATGCTTAGAACTTTCGTCAGGTTCGCCAAGAAGATGAACATCCGTACGGTCGCCGAAGGCATAGAGAGACCGGAGGAGCTTCGGCTCCTGCGAGCGATGGGATTCGATTTCGCGCAAGGTTATTTGTTAGGAAGGCCGAGCGAATTTCCGGCTACGGCCATGATGGGAGCTTTCCCCAAAGCTTAA
- a CDS encoding GGDEF domain-containing protein yields the protein MNETNGWLDQNILRRWTNKDGLPHHCGLFIVRYYGGQESGPERKDNPSPRLANILRAIALRVSKIEEQVRGWTLSETGFVLAVSFMEDGANEREISAGRLAFLIRDTAQRVLLDFRCPEAKQAGVIRCGFGWAFGGADATSERPPTHAGDWENALLGAYEAAWQKMFFSPVPMIRFPLAEAYETLTGLEFEVRYSPIVSLSDGSLYGYEAVPVDPAKGTRIDPQAIYAQADQTGKLFEWDRRFRETAIRGLPSRNGDVKLFLPVPAKIIFDPRLYPGSTLRRIEAANLRPEHVVLVIIGGDNESAAMTESALKHYRNQGFHIALSGIEPGLESLRRMADMHPDYALMHIGWMSGSATDPVEESLLQALVGVARKERIVFIACGPDLEKHLPGLVAGGMNYAQVNWLRDGSGEKTAKLLSALKERIQAEVNKKFLGATGTMSELINPVKQFDRDTPVSEVSRHFELHREAQGIVIADGSGKPVGLVMKEKLLQLLSGQFGLPLYWNRAVGKIMDTHPMVVEDSITVDQASQMAMAREPDKLYDAVIITREGIVTGITSIRSMLEWISQSRMTAAQWANPLSGLPGNEPIRRELIRRLADGRPFAVLYADLDYFKWYNDQYGFQRGDEVIRFTGETLIEVVSAQLNCECFVGHIGGDDFIVISSGSDSVELANEVIRRFEEGIGTYTGKHKGPVLDRGGHPVEASGLSLSLSLLLCQSTGGWTPESLSERAALLKKKAKQLRGNTLVWEAIADNVENRRKSADLTAH from the coding sequence ATGAATGAGACCAACGGATGGTTAGACCAGAATATCTTGCGACGCTGGACGAACAAAGATGGGCTTCCGCATCATTGCGGTTTGTTTATCGTCCGGTACTACGGCGGACAAGAATCGGGGCCGGAAAGGAAAGACAATCCCTCTCCGCGCTTAGCGAACATTCTTCGCGCGATAGCTTTGCGGGTATCGAAGATCGAGGAGCAGGTGCGAGGGTGGACGTTGTCCGAGACCGGCTTCGTATTGGCCGTCTCTTTCATGGAAGACGGGGCGAACGAACGCGAAATCAGCGCCGGCAGATTGGCCTTCCTGATTCGCGATACGGCCCAGCGCGTATTGTTGGATTTCCGGTGTCCCGAGGCGAAGCAAGCGGGCGTTATCCGGTGCGGATTCGGTTGGGCGTTCGGAGGGGCCGACGCAACGTCCGAGCGGCCGCCGACGCACGCTGGGGACTGGGAGAACGCACTCCTCGGCGCTTACGAAGCCGCATGGCAAAAGATGTTTTTTTCACCCGTGCCGATGATTCGTTTTCCGCTTGCGGAAGCCTACGAGACTTTGACCGGACTTGAGTTCGAGGTCCGTTATTCCCCGATCGTCTCGCTGTCGGACGGTTCCTTATACGGATACGAGGCGGTTCCCGTCGATCCCGCGAAGGGAACGCGGATTGATCCGCAAGCCATCTACGCGCAAGCGGACCAAACGGGCAAGTTGTTCGAATGGGATCGCCGCTTCCGCGAGACGGCTATTCGCGGCTTGCCTTCCCGCAACGGCGACGTCAAGCTGTTCCTTCCGGTGCCGGCCAAAATCATTTTCGACCCGAGGCTTTACCCCGGAAGCACGCTTAGAAGAATCGAGGCGGCGAATTTGCGGCCCGAGCATGTCGTTCTCGTCATTATCGGAGGGGATAACGAATCGGCGGCAATGACGGAATCGGCCTTGAAACATTACCGCAATCAAGGGTTTCACATCGCGCTTTCCGGGATCGAACCCGGGCTTGAATCTTTGCGGCGGATGGCGGACATGCATCCGGATTATGCCCTGATGCACATCGGCTGGATGAGCGGTTCGGCGACGGACCCGGTGGAAGAGAGTTTGCTGCAAGCGTTGGTCGGCGTGGCCCGCAAGGAGCGGATCGTCTTTATCGCATGCGGTCCCGACCTGGAGAAGCACCTTCCAGGTCTAGTGGCCGGTGGAATGAACTACGCGCAAGTGAATTGGCTAAGGGACGGATCCGGCGAGAAGACGGCGAAACTTCTGTCTGCGCTTAAGGAGCGAATTCAGGCTGAAGTGAACAAGAAGTTCCTCGGCGCAACGGGCACGATGTCGGAGTTAATCAATCCGGTGAAGCAATTCGATCGGGATACGCCCGTGTCGGAAGTATCCAGGCATTTCGAACTGCATCGGGAAGCGCAAGGCATCGTTATCGCCGACGGGAGCGGCAAACCGGTCGGACTGGTCATGAAAGAGAAGCTTCTGCAGCTTCTGTCCGGTCAGTTCGGTCTGCCGCTCTATTGGAATCGCGCGGTCGGGAAAATCATGGATACCCACCCGATGGTCGTGGAGGATTCCATAACGGTTGACCAAGCTTCGCAAATGGCGATGGCCCGCGAGCCGGATAAGCTATACGACGCGGTAATCATTACCCGGGAAGGAATCGTTACCGGAATTACATCGATTCGTTCCATGCTGGAATGGATTTCGCAATCTAGAATGACAGCCGCGCAATGGGCGAATCCGCTTTCCGGATTGCCGGGTAACGAGCCCATTCGACGCGAGCTTATCCGTCGATTGGCGGACGGGCGGCCGTTTGCCGTGCTCTATGCGGATTTGGATTATTTTAAGTGGTACAACGATCAATATGGCTTCCAAAGAGGCGACGAAGTGATCCGGTTCACGGGAGAAACCTTAATCGAGGTCGTTAGCGCGCAATTGAATTGCGAGTGTTTCGTCGGACATATCGGCGGGGATGATTTTATCGTGATTTCAAGCGGTTCGGATTCCGTCGAGCTGGCAAACGAAGTTATTCGGAGGTTCGAGGAGGGAATCGGGACGTACACGGGAAAACACAAGGGACCCGTTCTCGACAGGGGAGGACATCCCGTAGAGGCCTCAGGGCTGTCGCTTTCTTTGTCCTTGTTGTTATGCCAATCCACGGGAGGTTGGACCCCGGAATCTTTGTCGGAGAGAGCGGCTTTGCTTAAGAAAAAGGCTAAACAGCTCCGAGGAAACACGCTCGTATGGGAAGCAATAGCGGATAATGTCGAAAATCGGCGTAAATCCGCGGATTTAACCGCTCATTAA
- the phoU gene encoding phosphate signaling complex protein PhoU, protein MVKRLELDHGLEDMTQLLVEMGNRVESALIESMNALKNGDVETAKKIVKSDSELNQMEEKISEIGAKLIATQQPVAKDLRRILIAFKISSDLERMGDLSVDIAKVVIRLDGQELIKPLLDLPRMAELVAVMIQESLQSYVDENVDLAYKSAKDDDQVDALYSQIIRELFSLMVENPKTVSQAMLLSFVGRYIERIADHATNIAESVVYLMTGKRPDLNQ, encoded by the coding sequence ATGGTTAAACGCCTGGAATTGGATCACGGCTTGGAAGATATGACGCAATTGCTCGTCGAGATGGGGAATCGCGTGGAAAGCGCCCTTATCGAATCTATGAACGCTTTGAAGAACGGCGACGTGGAAACCGCAAAGAAAATCGTGAAATCCGATTCCGAGCTTAATCAAATGGAAGAGAAGATCAGCGAGATCGGCGCGAAGCTCATCGCTACGCAGCAACCGGTAGCGAAGGATCTTCGCCGGATTCTGATCGCATTCAAGATATCGTCCGATCTGGAGAGAATGGGAGACTTGTCCGTCGACATCGCTAAGGTCGTTATCCGCCTGGACGGTCAAGAGCTGATTAAACCATTGCTTGATCTGCCGAGAATGGCGGAGCTTGTCGCGGTTATGATTCAAGAATCGTTGCAATCTTACGTAGACGAGAACGTCGACTTAGCCTACAAGAGCGCGAAGGACGACGATCAGGTCGACGCGCTGTATTCACAGATCATCCGCGAGCTGTTCTCGCTAATGGTCGAGAATCCGAAGACGGTCAGCCAAGCGATGTTGCTTAGCTTCGTCGGCCGCTATATCGAGCGGATCGCGGATCACGCCACGAACATCGCGGAGAGCGTCGTATACTTGATGACGGGCAAACGGCCGGATTTGAATCAATAA
- the pstB gene encoding phosphate ABC transporter ATP-binding protein PstB, translated as MNSIIEINDLDLFYGEFHALKHVNMEIPEKAITAFIGPSGCGKSTLLRTFNRMNDMISGTRIEGKVAIAGTDIYSDEVDVETLRKRVGMVFQQPNPFPKSIYDNVAYGPRLHGISDRKKLDEIVETSLRSAALWNEVKDHLKRSAYSISGGQQQRLCIARALAVEPDILLMDEATSALDPISTLKIEELAQELKDRYTIVMVTHNMHQAARVSQQTVFFLNGEVVEYSETERLFSNPTDQRTEDYISGRFG; from the coding sequence ATGAACTCCATCATCGAGATCAATGATTTGGACTTATTTTATGGAGAGTTTCACGCTTTGAAGCATGTCAACATGGAGATTCCCGAGAAAGCCATTACCGCCTTTATCGGTCCTTCCGGCTGCGGCAAATCAACGTTGCTTAGAACGTTTAACCGGATGAACGATATGATTTCCGGTACGCGGATCGAAGGAAAGGTCGCGATCGCGGGTACGGATATTTATTCGGACGAGGTAGACGTCGAGACGTTGCGCAAACGGGTGGGAATGGTGTTCCAGCAGCCGAATCCTTTTCCGAAATCGATTTACGACAATGTCGCTTACGGGCCTCGCTTGCACGGCATTTCGGATCGCAAGAAGCTGGACGAGATCGTCGAGACGAGCCTGCGCTCCGCCGCGCTCTGGAACGAAGTCAAGGATCATTTGAAACGTTCCGCTTACAGCATATCCGGCGGACAGCAGCAGCGTCTATGCATCGCCCGCGCGTTAGCGGTCGAACCGGACATTCTGCTCATGGACGAAGCGACTTCGGCGCTCGATCCGATCTCCACGCTGAAGATCGAGGAGTTGGCGCAAGAGCTCAAGGATCGTTACACGATCGTCATGGTTACGCACAACATGCATCAAGCGGCTCGCGTTTCGCAGCAAACCGTCTTCTTCCTGAACGGGGAAGTCGTCGAGTATTCGGAAACGGAGCGTTTGTTCTCCAATCCGACAGACCAACGTACGGAAGATTACATTAGTGGACGGTTCGGTTGA
- the pstB gene encoding phosphate ABC transporter ATP-binding protein PstB, giving the protein MESIGLSAKDLTVSYGDRPAVKKVSLDFSAKQVTALIGPSGCGKSTFLRSLNRMNDLIANCTVTGEIWIRDQNINSPTTDVVSLRQRIGMVWQRPNPFHKSIYENIAFGPRYHGVKKKSELDEIVEQSLKKAALWEETKDRLHNSALALSGGQQQRLCIARSIAVKPDIILMDEPASALDPVSTSKIEELIAELKQDYCIVIVTHNMHQAARVSDKTAFFLMGEVVEYDLTHNIFTNPQKTQTSDYITGRFG; this is encoded by the coding sequence GTGGAATCCATCGGATTGTCCGCTAAAGACTTGACCGTATCTTACGGCGATAGGCCTGCCGTCAAGAAAGTATCGCTCGATTTCTCCGCCAAGCAGGTAACCGCGCTAATCGGTCCGTCCGGCTGCGGGAAGTCGACCTTCTTGCGGAGCTTGAATCGAATGAACGACCTCATCGCGAATTGTACGGTAACGGGAGAAATATGGATCAGGGACCAGAACATCAACAGCCCGACGACCGACGTCGTATCGTTACGTCAGCGAATCGGCATGGTCTGGCAACGCCCGAATCCTTTTCATAAATCGATCTACGAGAACATTGCTTTCGGCCCCCGCTATCATGGAGTCAAGAAAAAAAGCGAGTTGGACGAGATCGTCGAACAATCGTTAAAGAAAGCCGCTTTATGGGAAGAAACCAAAGATCGGCTCCACAATTCCGCGTTGGCCTTATCAGGAGGACAGCAACAACGTCTATGCATCGCTCGTTCGATAGCGGTTAAACCCGATATCATTCTCATGGATGAGCCGGCGTCCGCGTTGGATCCCGTATCGACTTCGAAGATCGAAGAGCTGATCGCGGAACTGAAGCAGGATTATTGCATCGTCATCGTTACGCACAACATGCATCAAGCGGCTCGAGTTTCGGATAAAACGGCTTTTTTCCTAATGGGGGAAGTCGTGGAATACGATCTCACGCACAATATTTTCACCAATCCGCAGAAAACACAGACAAGCGACTACATCACCGGACGGTTTGGTTAA